From a region of the Paenibacillus sp. FSL R10-2734 genome:
- a CDS encoding helix-turn-helix domain-containing protein, whose translation MMKFKALIVDDEPLARLALREYISIASSDFEIAGEAGDGKEALSMLKIHQDVDLVLADIQMPNMNGVELLEALNNTTFSNQPLTIMLSAHGDYSFVRDSFVLGAFDYIVKAKLDESYIAPVLTKTVDELKRRQSSSRSVSTSEDVESSICSVLHRLCLADSLEVMDDDVAPSLELVRKHMGEKNLEVALIRLSDAVQFEDSHRMIMQTIRTVTNRSRNEGICKVCRYDDRHYVLFFSFPEQCSIIAIRRLTDIILSEVSMRLKQFINLKLSMGISDIVDGLQQWNRLFRQAERLAGLSFYQGYNRLFYPEAERRPLIKESDWKEEWYLVRTEMLKSLSDPDVAKWQEVYEHCCSLLVQRHPCSPDQIKSDVVDMIWEASALIYQRGISWEKLHDKLPYPITDHIYKQETWENTVHWCRLFLDHLHQKLHPKYQPKESFLSPVVAKTKELLEKNFNEDVHLSNISQIVGVSESYLSKQFSKEIGVNFIQFLTNLRIEKAKTALESGMKIYEVSEQVGYVNPEHFSRIFKKITGISPLAYRREKE comes from the coding sequence ATGATGAAATTTAAAGCTCTCATTGTTGATGATGAACCATTAGCTAGGTTAGCCCTTCGGGAATATATATCCATTGCTTCGAGTGATTTTGAGATTGCAGGTGAAGCAGGAGATGGCAAGGAGGCATTAAGCATGCTGAAAATCCATCAGGATGTGGATCTAGTTCTGGCGGATATTCAAATGCCAAATATGAATGGAGTAGAGCTTCTCGAAGCATTGAATAACACTACTTTTTCGAATCAACCGCTAACCATCATGCTCAGTGCGCACGGAGATTATTCTTTTGTAAGAGATTCCTTTGTGCTCGGCGCCTTTGATTACATTGTTAAAGCCAAGTTAGATGAGAGCTATATTGCGCCGGTTCTGACTAAGACCGTGGATGAGTTGAAGCGACGGCAGAGCTCCTCGAGGTCAGTATCTACCTCAGAGGACGTAGAATCATCGATCTGTTCTGTTCTGCATCGGCTCTGCCTAGCGGATTCCTTAGAAGTGATGGATGATGATGTAGCTCCTTCGTTGGAGCTTGTTCGAAAGCATATGGGGGAAAAGAATCTGGAGGTTGCGCTTATTAGGCTATCAGATGCCGTTCAGTTTGAAGATTCACACCGTATGATTATGCAGACCATTCGAACGGTAACGAATCGAAGTAGAAATGAAGGGATCTGCAAGGTATGCAGATATGATGACAGGCATTATGTTTTATTCTTCTCCTTCCCCGAGCAATGCAGCATCATTGCCATTCGTAGATTGACAGATATTATCTTGTCTGAAGTGAGCATGAGATTAAAGCAATTTATTAATTTGAAGCTATCTATGGGCATCAGTGATATTGTGGATGGACTTCAACAGTGGAACCGATTATTCCGCCAAGCTGAACGATTAGCGGGATTAAGTTTCTACCAAGGCTACAATCGATTATTTTATCCGGAAGCTGAAAGGCGTCCATTGATTAAGGAAAGTGATTGGAAAGAAGAATGGTACTTGGTTAGAACCGAAATGCTGAAGTCATTAAGTGATCCGGATGTGGCGAAATGGCAGGAGGTATATGAACACTGCTGTAGCTTGTTGGTCCAGCGACACCCGTGTTCACCTGATCAAATCAAATCAGACGTAGTCGATATGATCTGGGAGGCAAGTGCATTAATTTACCAAAGAGGGATTTCTTGGGAGAAGCTTCATGATAAGCTGCCGTATCCCATTACGGATCACATATATAAGCAGGAGACCTGGGAGAATACGGTGCATTGGTGTCGACTGTTCTTGGATCACCTTCATCAGAAATTGCATCCCAAATATCAACCGAAGGAATCCTTCCTTAGCCCAGTTGTTGCTAAGACAAAAGAGCTATTAGAGAAAAACTTTAACGAAGACGTTCATTTATCGAATATAAGTCAGATTGTCGGTGTAAGCGAAAGCTATTTAAGCAAACAATTTTCCAAAGAAATAGGCGTTAATTTCATTCAGTTTCTGACGAATCTGCGAATTGAAAAGGCGAAAACGGCGTTGGAGAGCGGAATGAAAATATATGAGGTGTCGGAGCAAGTAGGGTACGTTAATCCAGAACATTTCAGTCGTATTTTTAAAAAAATTACAGGCATTAGCCCCTTAGCTTATCGCAGAGAGAAAGAATAA
- a CDS encoding extracellular solute-binding protein produces MKIILRVSLIGIISLIFIGGFFALSKFSSQGGAIKRQQGTVNEDQPIKIKFGMWEAKSDIKFWTEKVRDYSEIKPNVTVEVETIPDNSGQYLKVRLAANDLPDIFYLKPDDLITYKAALLPLDGLTAANNNKYPARLNQSILGLPLVSFSEYVYYHPSIFKEVGVEIPQTMDEFMDVMMKIKAHGKYIPIAIGGKDNWTFYPFTEFGPPLLSKDENYLSAIAHTNRPFGKDSPFEKAAVMIKKIAENELAGPDALSIGVDQATQLFQSNKAAMLALGQWYLRDHLSKMKDDRDLDAFSLPWRETTSERLQAITMPDQYMAINKNSKNTEEVEAFLEWVFSPSVYQVYINYSQNSSTVINIESFLPFFNKVQEDHPFEPFMYLGIDEKFEKVKNAIQFDEKLAAQEIFSGAEVSDIQEKLNDDWESAVQALK; encoded by the coding sequence GTGAAAATAATACTCCGTGTGTCCTTAATAGGGATCATTTCTCTTATTTTTATAGGTGGCTTCTTCGCTTTAAGTAAGTTCAGTTCCCAAGGAGGGGCAATAAAACGACAACAGGGAACGGTGAATGAGGATCAACCGATTAAAATAAAATTCGGCATGTGGGAAGCGAAGTCGGATATCAAATTTTGGACGGAAAAGGTAAGAGATTACTCTGAAATTAAGCCTAATGTAACGGTTGAAGTAGAGACGATTCCCGATAATAGCGGTCAGTATTTAAAGGTTCGTTTAGCAGCAAATGATTTACCGGATATTTTTTATCTAAAGCCAGATGACCTAATTACTTATAAAGCAGCACTATTACCACTGGATGGATTAACCGCAGCAAATAACAATAAATATCCGGCTAGATTAAATCAATCGATTCTTGGTTTACCGCTTGTGTCATTCTCTGAATATGTCTACTACCATCCAAGTATATTTAAAGAGGTCGGCGTAGAGATTCCGCAAACGATGGATGAATTTATGGATGTGATGATGAAGATCAAAGCGCATGGCAAATATATTCCGATTGCGATTGGAGGAAAGGATAATTGGACTTTTTATCCTTTCACTGAGTTCGGACCGCCTCTATTATCCAAGGATGAGAACTATTTATCGGCTATCGCTCATACGAATCGTCCTTTTGGAAAAGATTCTCCATTTGAAAAGGCGGCAGTGATGATCAAAAAAATAGCAGAGAATGAACTAGCAGGGCCTGATGCGCTCAGCATTGGTGTGGATCAGGCAACGCAGCTGTTTCAAAGTAATAAAGCGGCAATGCTTGCACTCGGCCAGTGGTACCTAAGAGATCATTTATCCAAAATGAAAGATGATAGAGATCTAGATGCGTTCTCATTGCCTTGGAGAGAGACAACTTCGGAGCGCTTACAGGCAATCACTATGCCAGATCAATATATGGCCATCAATAAAAACTCAAAGAATACTGAAGAAGTTGAAGCGTTTCTGGAATGGGTGTTCAGCCCAAGCGTTTACCAAGTGTATATTAATTATTCGCAAAATTCATCGACAGTGATCAATATCGAATCGTTCCTGCCGTTCTTCAACAAAGTACAAGAGGATCATCCATTTGAGCCGTTTATGTACTTGGGGATCGATGAGAAGTTTGAAAAAGTAAAAAATGCCATACAGTTCGATGAAAAGCTGGCTGCACAAGAGATATTCTCAGGAGCTGAGGTGTCCGATATTCAAGAGAAACTGAATGATGATTGGGAGAGCGCGGTTCAGGCTTTGAAGTAA
- a CDS encoding sensor histidine kinase, with amino-acid sequence MRKNWRMSSTLRLFFILVVILPIILFSIIILNIYKRDILQQNTSRSQQTAQAISYSVSQEIKRLTGLFASIGMDRDVMAKLYDINRKTGIEKQQANSELKVLIEKYTASISGRVLSVNFLFKDHKSYSYLKNLNIDTSYFRQEMWFEQVLNNPDSVQFLGMLPNVVYGNYNPYNMVAALSPSVINPLSKLEMILFTFESSAFDHILQSRDNTESTLYIVTEEGQIISSNTLALRGSEFPMHWFANRGPQDKGYFVDANGETTNLITYAKVDRTGWWLVQSIPYADLTANYVSVNYIVWVFAIMIIGAFILVSFYFVSNVTKPLNELLRQMDLVTEGDLNAKFIATGSLELIKLGHSFNHMTERVQDLLRHHERQEVEKRKAEFAALQSQINPHFLINTLNSIKFMALISKADNIRNMTHALTRLLASSFNRGGILTTIDEEMDHLKHYLYIMEIRFGRPIQTEWDVDKELGSYCILKLLLQPILENSIIHGLKNVDYPGIIQIIVRKQGEDLLITIADNGVGMLEMDSQGSDSDGIRRHHSFSGMGNRNVNKRIQLHYGKRYGLKYQKNKPQGTIVSIRLPLIDTPEEEIQDQLLGEGG; translated from the coding sequence ATGAGGAAGAATTGGCGGATGTCTAGCACTTTAAGGCTTTTTTTTATACTTGTAGTCATTCTGCCGATCATCTTATTCTCCATCATTATTCTAAATATTTATAAGCGAGATATTCTTCAGCAAAATACATCGCGATCTCAGCAAACGGCTCAAGCGATCTCCTATTCCGTTAGTCAGGAAATTAAGAGGTTGACGGGTCTGTTTGCTTCCATCGGTATGGACAGGGATGTGATGGCAAAGCTTTATGATATTAATAGAAAGACTGGAATCGAAAAACAGCAGGCTAACTCTGAGCTAAAGGTTCTAATTGAGAAGTACACGGCATCCATCTCTGGTCGTGTGTTATCGGTAAATTTCCTTTTTAAGGACCACAAATCGTATTCGTACTTAAAAAACTTGAATATAGATACTTCCTATTTTCGTCAGGAAATGTGGTTTGAGCAGGTGCTAAATAATCCGGATAGCGTTCAGTTTCTGGGGATGCTGCCCAATGTTGTCTATGGTAATTACAATCCTTACAATATGGTTGCTGCCTTATCTCCAAGTGTAATCAATCCTTTATCCAAGCTAGAAATGATTCTTTTTACATTTGAGAGCAGTGCCTTTGATCATATTTTGCAATCGCGTGACAACACGGAATCAACCTTATACATCGTCACTGAGGAAGGCCAGATTATCTCCTCGAATACCCTTGCTTTAAGAGGAAGCGAATTTCCGATGCACTGGTTTGCAAATCGTGGACCCCAGGATAAAGGTTACTTTGTGGATGCTAATGGTGAAACTACGAATCTGATAACGTATGCCAAGGTCGATCGGACAGGATGGTGGCTTGTCCAGTCCATTCCATATGCTGATTTAACAGCCAATTACGTTAGTGTGAATTATATCGTTTGGGTTTTTGCAATAATGATCATCGGGGCGTTTATTCTTGTATCATTTTATTTCGTATCTAATGTTACTAAACCGCTTAATGAGCTTCTTCGGCAAATGGACCTGGTAACAGAAGGTGATCTAAACGCTAAATTTATTGCAACCGGTAGCCTAGAATTAATTAAGTTAGGACATTCCTTTAATCATATGACAGAGCGTGTTCAGGATTTGTTACGTCATCACGAAAGACAAGAAGTGGAGAAGAGGAAGGCGGAGTTTGCGGCACTTCAGTCTCAGATTAATCCTCACTTTTTAATAAATACACTCAATTCAATCAAATTTATGGCTTTAATTAGTAAGGCAGATAACATCCGGAATATGACGCATGCACTAACTCGCCTTTTGGCTTCTTCTTTTAATCGTGGTGGGATTTTGACTACGATTGATGAAGAGATGGATCATTTGAAGCATTACTTGTATATCATGGAGATTCGTTTTGGTAGACCGATCCAAACGGAATGGGATGTAGATAAGGAATTAGGGAGTTATTGTATTTTAAAGCTGCTATTACAACCTATCTTAGAGAACAGTATTATTCATGGACTAAAGAATGTTGACTATCCTGGCATCATCCAGATCATAGTGAGAAAACAAGGGGAAGATCTACTAATAACCATAGCGGATAATGGTGTAGGTATGTTGGAGATGGATTCTCAAGGATCTGACAGCGATGGCATACGACGTCACCATTCATTCAGTGGTATGGGAAACAGAAATGTAAATAAACGAATTCAGCTTCATTACGGGAAGCGATACGGTTTAAAGTACCAGAAGAATAAACCTCAGGGAACGATAGTATCGATTAGACTACCGTTAATCGACACACCGGAGGAAGAGATACAGGATCAATTGTTAGGAGAAGGAGGATGA
- a CDS encoding helix-turn-helix domain-containing protein has product MNSFSLVSRLLKQLENLDYVKREESPNDRRAILLTQKLNFICTKQLILII; this is encoded by the coding sequence ATCAACTCCTTTAGTTTGGTTAGTCGTCTTCTCAAACAGCTTGAGAATTTAGATTACGTTAAAAGGGAAGAATCTCCTAATGATCGTCGAGCTATCCTTCTTACGCAGAAGTTAAATTTCATTTGCACAAAACAATTAATTTTGATAATATAA
- a CDS encoding TetR/AcrR family transcriptional regulator — translation MVFLKRKEIKDIALKCFTTHGYEGASLSQIAELVGMKKQSLYAHFKGKDDLFLQVLQDAKETEISSKLQYLCKVGTQNPKTDLLGYLQLVMDLFQKNEQLKFWLRMTFFPPPHLAKAIDEEVIDTEKRIQTALESKFQAWIDAKVIVEDAASIPTLAFLGVVDSIMLELVYGNNEIRLNEKLNASWTVFWRGISQL, via the coding sequence GTGGTTTTTTTGAAAAGAAAAGAAATTAAAGACATCGCTTTGAAATGTTTCACAACTCATGGGTATGAGGGAGCTTCTCTATCACAAATTGCCGAGTTGGTTGGGATGAAAAAACAATCTCTTTATGCTCATTTCAAAGGGAAGGATGATCTTTTCCTGCAAGTTTTACAAGATGCCAAAGAGACAGAAATCTCATCGAAACTACAATATTTGTGTAAGGTGGGTACCCAAAATCCTAAAACAGATTTATTAGGATATCTGCAATTGGTAATGGATTTGTTTCAAAAGAACGAGCAGTTAAAGTTTTGGCTGCGTATGACTTTTTTCCCACCGCCCCATCTTGCTAAAGCGATTGATGAGGAAGTGATTGATACGGAAAAAAGGATTCAAACAGCATTAGAAAGTAAATTCCAAGCTTGGATCGATGCCAAAGTCATCGTGGAAGATGCAGCATCCATCCCTACTCTTGCCTTTTTAGGTGTAGTAGATTCGATCATGCTAGAGCTTGTGTATGGCAATAATGAAATCCGTTTAAATGAAAAACTAAATGCCTCATGGACCGTATTTTGGAGAGGTATTTCACAGCTGTGA
- a CDS encoding MFS transporter, whose protein sequence is MKKPIKEQKAVLLILLSNIFIVFLGVGLIVPVMPSFINIMHLSGKTMGYLVAAFAFAQLVMSPIAGRWIDTYGRKKMIIIGLILFSVSELIFGLGTHVSVLYIARILGGIAGAFIMPAVTAYVADITSIEERPKAMGYVSAAISIGFIIGPGIGGFITELGIRAPFYFAAGFALITCISSIFILKEPLSKEQLLEISKLKKDTSFISDLKRSFHPAYIIAFIIVFVLAFGLSAYETVFSLFSDHKFGYTPRDIATVITVSSIFGVVVQIFLFGKMVDKLGEKKLIQLCLIAGVVFAIASTMISSYFAVLSVTCLIFLAFDLLRPALTTYLSKTAEKEQGFVAGMNSTYTSLGNIAGPALGGIFFDININYPYLFAAVIMFIGLGFTLIWKEKQSTGGLVN, encoded by the coding sequence ATGAAAAAACCAATAAAAGAACAAAAAGCAGTCTTACTCATTCTGCTAAGTAATATATTCATTGTTTTTCTAGGCGTCGGACTTATCGTACCTGTTATGCCATCCTTCATTAATATTATGCATTTGTCAGGTAAAACGATGGGGTATCTAGTTGCAGCATTTGCATTTGCACAACTAGTCATGTCTCCAATAGCAGGCCGATGGATTGACACTTATGGCAGAAAAAAAATGATTATAATCGGCCTAATACTCTTCAGTGTATCGGAATTGATTTTTGGTTTAGGTACACATGTATCCGTTCTTTATATCGCCAGAATTCTTGGAGGGATTGCTGGTGCATTCATTATGCCTGCCGTCACTGCCTATGTTGCAGATATTACTTCAATAGAGGAAAGACCCAAGGCAATGGGATACGTGTCCGCGGCAATCAGCATCGGTTTTATTATCGGCCCTGGTATCGGAGGTTTTATTACTGAGCTTGGTATACGTGCCCCCTTCTACTTCGCTGCTGGCTTCGCCTTAATCACTTGTATTTCGTCGATATTTATACTGAAAGAGCCACTATCCAAAGAGCAACTTCTGGAAATCAGTAAGCTTAAAAAAGATACCAGCTTTATCTCTGATCTCAAACGTTCGTTCCATCCAGCATATATTATTGCGTTTATAATCGTATTTGTCCTTGCGTTTGGTTTATCTGCCTATGAAACTGTATTCAGTCTATTTTCTGATCATAAATTTGGCTACACACCGCGAGATATCGCAACCGTCATTACCGTAAGCTCCATATTTGGGGTGGTTGTGCAGATCTTTTTGTTCGGTAAAATGGTAGATAAGCTCGGTGAAAAAAAGCTCATCCAGCTATGCTTAATTGCCGGTGTCGTATTTGCGATAGCATCCACCATGATTTCAAGCTATTTCGCTGTTCTGTCCGTAACCTGCCTCATCTTCCTTGCCTTTGACTTGCTGCGCCCAGCCTTAACGACCTATTTATCAAAAACGGCAGAAAAAGAACAAGGTTTTGTTGCTGGAATGAACTCAACCTATACGAGCCTCGGCAATATAGCCGGTCCTGCTTTAGGCGGTATATTTTTTGACATTAACATCAACTATCCGTATCTATTTGCCGCTGTCATTATGTTCATTGGTCTTGGATTTACGCTGATATGGAAAGAAAAACAATCCACTGGTGGGTTGGTAAATTAA
- a CDS encoding helix-turn-helix transcriptional regulator, translating to MRLLISLILKQGMLMFSSPLPYHQEITKRMGFQQVEGATHYDFDEQIPSPTFMLDIRGERQKAYFDRWVQSAGLSLTPELPDNLFGFTSKEREVALLVLSTDSSAEIANKLNVTQVAVNKHLGRIYKKAGFARKTQLLKKLMEL from the coding sequence ATGCGGCTGCTAATTTCCCTTATCTTAAAACAAGGAATGTTGATGTTCTCTAGCCCGCTGCCTTATCACCAAGAGATCACTAAACGGATGGGCTTTCAGCAGGTTGAGGGAGCTACTCATTACGATTTTGATGAGCAAATTCCTTCACCCACATTTATGCTGGACATTCGCGGAGAGAGGCAAAAGGCATATTTCGACCGTTGGGTCCAGAGTGCGGGCTTATCTCTGACTCCGGAGTTACCCGACAATTTATTCGGCTTCACTTCCAAAGAGCGAGAGGTCGCTCTGCTTGTACTGTCTACCGATTCCAGCGCGGAAATCGCGAACAAGTTGAATGTCACTCAAGTTGCGGTCAATAAGCATCTCGGCAGAATCTATAAGAAAGCCGGCTTTGCGAGGAAAACGCAATTGCTAAAGAAGCTGATGGAGCTCTAA
- a CDS encoding beta-N-acetylhexosaminidase: MKLHFIGELSELQSGLQLLLTELMTEWSEDGIPVSIEPSSGELEVGYDGKSAYIRYSAKHQFFRGLGLLIQKISGGELFQITEQQQFDAIGPMFDLSRNGVLTVESFKFMLRKMALMGLNSVMLYLEDTYEIEGEPYFGYMRGRYSAAELKEIDDYADQFGIEAFPSIQTLAHLEEFLKWEPVKEYKDTKGALLVGTEKTDRLVENMIVSISAPFRSRKIHIGMDEAEELGRGKFLDRNGYMSRFDIMTGHLERVLAVTRRLGLKAVMWSDMFLKLASANGEDYYGHETQISEDMSSRIPKDIDMVYWDYNHVEEKDYETLIAKHRPLGNNLIFAGAVWVFNTFGVNYGLSLPATDAALTVCKKEGIREVYATMWGDDGMESNPYIALLGLQFYAEHAYSSSTPTDKALAERVRFCTGIEADAYMGLKYLDETPGAAPNNQKQSNPSKFLLYQDVLLGLFDKQIDGLDMAAHYAWAEGEIASRRKSEAELDYLFEVPQKLCAVLKQKSEIGLELKRAYDSGDKAMLRRIAEDVLPEISLGVQKLRAAHRKQWLSMFKPFGWEVLDIRYGGVVSRLDTASMRLLEYADGKLERIEELEQERLLYSTTNRFTGKGAGWCSYYYRMASPNVFFHVINPF; the protein is encoded by the coding sequence GTGAAGTTACATTTTATAGGAGAATTGAGCGAGCTTCAATCAGGGCTTCAGTTGCTGCTTACCGAACTTATGACAGAATGGTCGGAGGATGGAATTCCCGTTTCGATAGAACCGTCTTCAGGGGAACTGGAAGTTGGCTATGATGGTAAAAGCGCTTATATTCGTTATAGTGCTAAACATCAATTTTTCCGCGGCTTGGGACTGTTGATTCAGAAGATTAGTGGCGGAGAGCTATTTCAAATTACAGAGCAACAACAATTCGATGCGATCGGTCCGATGTTTGATTTATCGCGTAATGGAGTGCTAACCGTTGAAAGCTTCAAGTTTATGCTGCGCAAAATGGCGCTGATGGGCTTGAATAGCGTCATGCTCTATTTAGAAGATACTTACGAGATAGAAGGCGAGCCCTATTTTGGCTATATGCGCGGCCGCTACTCGGCGGCGGAGTTGAAGGAAATCGACGATTACGCCGATCAATTTGGCATTGAAGCATTCCCGAGCATTCAGACACTGGCTCATTTGGAGGAGTTTCTGAAATGGGAGCCGGTAAAGGAATATAAAGATACAAAAGGCGCGTTGCTAGTTGGAACGGAGAAGACCGATCGTCTGGTCGAAAATATGATTGTCAGCATTAGCGCACCGTTCCGCAGCCGGAAAATCCACATCGGCATGGATGAAGCGGAAGAGCTTGGACGCGGCAAATTTTTAGATCGCAATGGATATATGAGCCGTTTTGATATTATGACAGGTCATCTGGAGCGGGTGCTCGCAGTAACTCGACGCTTAGGGTTGAAAGCGGTGATGTGGAGCGATATGTTCCTGAAGCTGGCTTCGGCGAACGGAGAAGATTATTACGGCCATGAGACGCAAATATCAGAGGATATGTCGAGCCGCATTCCTAAGGACATAGATATGGTTTACTGGGACTATAACCACGTCGAGGAGAAGGACTACGAAACATTGATCGCCAAACACCGGCCGCTCGGTAATAATCTTATTTTTGCGGGTGCTGTGTGGGTATTCAATACGTTCGGTGTCAATTACGGGCTATCCTTGCCGGCGACCGATGCAGCGCTGACGGTATGCAAGAAGGAAGGCATCCGGGAAGTTTATGCGACGATGTGGGGTGACGACGGAATGGAGAGCAATCCGTACATCGCATTGCTCGGCTTGCAGTTTTATGCGGAGCATGCTTATTCTTCGTCGACGCCGACTGACAAGGCGCTAGCCGAGCGCGTTCGGTTCTGCACCGGCATCGAGGCGGATGCTTACATGGGACTGAAGTATCTGGACGAGACACCAGGAGCTGCGCCAAATAATCAGAAGCAGAGCAATCCGTCTAAGTTTCTGTTGTATCAGGATGTTCTGCTGGGGTTGTTCGACAAACAGATTGATGGGCTAGATATGGCGGCTCATTATGCATGGGCGGAAGGCGAAATTGCAAGCCGCAGAAAATCCGAGGCAGAGCTAGATTACTTGTTCGAGGTGCCACAAAAGCTGTGTGCGGTGCTGAAGCAGAAGAGCGAAATCGGTCTTGAGCTGAAGCGGGCTTATGACAGTGGAGACAAGGCAATGCTTAGGCGGATTGCAGAGGATGTTTTGCCCGAAATCTCGCTGGGTGTGCAAAAGCTTCGCGCCGCACACCGGAAGCAATGGCTATCGATGTTCAAACCGTTCGGCTGGGAGGTGCTCGATATTCGTTACGGCGGCGTCGTAAGCCGGCTGGATACAGCGAGCATGAGGCTATTAGAATATGCGGACGGAAAGCTCGAGCGGATCGAGGAGCTGGAGCAGGAACGATTGCTGTATAGCACGACGAACCGCTTCACCGGCAAAGGTGCAGGCTGGTGCAGCTATTATTACCGTATGGCGTCGCCTAACGTCTTTTTCCATGTGATCAATCCATTCTAG
- a CDS encoding carbohydrate ABC transporter permease: MIDARSEKMRGSLWRKPISGIAKIILLFYAIITLYPLYWLVISAFKSNQEFFNRPYSWPQHWQFDNITRAWDLGNMDRAVLNSTIVTISALLLTIVLGMLAAYVLARFPFKWSGVVKGLFLLGMLIPIHSTLVPLFIFMNKLGMLNTYWSLILPYTAFELPIAIFLGMAYIVSIPREIEEAAMIDGNGWWGIFGRIIFPLSLPIVATITILAFLRFWNDFSFALVFINSQALKTLPLSLSLFSDGFGTDYSLTMGAMFIAAIPTILIFLIFQEQIMKGMVAGSVKG; encoded by the coding sequence ATGATAGACGCTCGGTCGGAGAAGATGAGAGGCTCGCTGTGGCGTAAGCCGATTTCCGGAATTGCGAAAATCATCCTGTTATTTTATGCCATAATTACATTGTATCCGCTATACTGGTTAGTAATAAGTGCATTCAAGTCGAATCAGGAATTTTTCAATCGTCCTTATTCCTGGCCGCAGCATTGGCAGTTCGATAATATAACTCGGGCATGGGATCTTGGAAATATGGACCGGGCGGTGCTCAACTCCACAATAGTTACTATCTCGGCACTACTGCTAACCATTGTGCTCGGCATGCTTGCAGCTTATGTGCTTGCCCGATTCCCATTCAAGTGGAGTGGAGTTGTAAAAGGATTGTTCTTGCTCGGCATGCTCATTCCAATTCATAGCACACTCGTTCCGTTGTTTATTTTCATGAACAAGCTCGGGATGCTGAATACGTACTGGTCACTCATCCTACCTTATACGGCATTTGAATTACCAATTGCAATCTTCCTCGGAATGGCCTATATCGTATCCATTCCGAGAGAGATAGAGGAAGCGGCGATGATCGACGGCAACGGCTGGTGGGGAATCTTCGGACGCATCATTTTCCCGTTATCCCTGCCGATCGTGGCTACGATTACAATTCTTGCATTTTTGAGGTTTTGGAATGACTTCTCCTTCGCGCTCGTCTTTATTAATTCTCAAGCGTTGAAGACGCTGCCCCTCAGCTTGTCGCTCTTCTCCGACGGATTCGGAACGGACTACAGCTTAACGATGGGCGCGATGTTTATTGCTGCAATACCAACCATCCTCATCTTTTTGATCTTCCAAGAGCAAATTATGAAAGGCATGGTTGCAGGCTCGGTCAAAGGTTGA
- a CDS encoding sugar ABC transporter permease: MPASLRSRSFVIMALLPALLIFIVFAIVPIFWSAYYGFFEWKGLGAAKLIGLDNYRMILEDHVFWRALKNNLILVVSAVIGQVSVALLLSLLLLKNTMFNRLMRSAVFLPMVLSTVVVGLIWGYIYHPQIGLLNQLLETLGLEAWRRPWLDDPKINMFAVSIPINWANIGPYLIIFIAALQNISSEIEDAAKIDGAIGWRKLFFVTLPMIWGTVVVTVILCISGSLKAFDHVIVMTRGGPAQSTELLATYMYNNTFTVYRYGYGSAVSTMIILISAVLIGLNHIITKRRG, translated from the coding sequence ATGCCTGCATCATTGCGCAGCAGAAGCTTCGTCATCATGGCGCTGCTTCCTGCACTACTCATTTTTATCGTCTTTGCGATCGTCCCGATTTTTTGGTCAGCTTACTACGGTTTCTTTGAGTGGAAGGGACTCGGTGCTGCTAAGCTTATCGGGTTGGATAATTATCGAATGATACTAGAGGATCATGTATTCTGGAGAGCGCTGAAAAACAACCTGATCCTTGTCGTCTCGGCAGTAATAGGTCAAGTATCGGTCGCATTGCTGCTGTCATTGCTCCTGCTCAAGAACACGATGTTCAATCGGTTGATGCGCTCCGCCGTATTTCTCCCGATGGTGCTGTCTACAGTCGTCGTCGGTCTCATCTGGGGCTATATTTATCACCCGCAAATCGGTTTGTTGAATCAATTATTGGAGACGCTGGGATTGGAAGCATGGCGTCGACCTTGGCTAGACGACCCTAAAATCAATATGTTTGCCGTATCGATCCCGATTAACTGGGCGAATATCGGCCCGTATCTCATTATTTTCATCGCTGCACTCCAAAATATCTCTTCAGAAATTGAAGATGCTGCGAAGATCGACGGGGCGATAGGCTGGAGGAAGCTATTTTTCGTGACGCTCCCGATGATTTGGGGAACAGTGGTTGTAACCGTCATACTGTGCATATCTGGAAGTTTGAAGGCATTCGACCATGTTATCGTCATGACGCGCGGCGGACCTGCACAATCGACAGAATTGCTCGCCACATATATGTACAATAACACCTTTACGGTATACCGTTACGGCTACGGCTCTGCGGTATCCACAATGATTATTCTGATTAGCGCCGTGCTCATTGGCCTAAATCATATCATCACGAAGAGACGCGGCTAA